The DNA window AGACACTGGTGGCCGGGAGAAACTCCCCTTGAGGTGATGGTGGGTGCCGTGCTCACCCAGAACACATCCTGGAAAAACGTGGAGAAAGCCATCTCTTCCATGAAAAGGCAGGGGGCCATGAGTCTGCCCGCCCTTGCCGCCATGGAGGAGAAAGGTCTCGCTGAAATCATCCGGTCTGCCGGATTTTACAATGTAAAGGCCCGAAGACTGAAAAATCTCATCCACTTTATAGGGGAGAAGTTCGACGGGAAGATAGAGAGTATGGCGGAGGAGGGATTGCCGGGCCTGCGGGACCTTCTCCTCGGGATCAACGGGTTAGGGCCTGAAACCGCGGACAGCATCCTCCTTTACGCGCTCCAAAAACCGGTATTTGTGGTCGATGCCTATACGAAACGGTTCCTGACCAATCACGGACTCTATTGCAAAAGCACCGATTACCATGAGATTCAACGATATTTTCAGGAAAGGCTCGCCCCCGACACCTACCTTTATAACGAATTTCACGCATTGATCGTAGTCCTGTGCCAGACCTACTGCAGAAAACAGCCGCTCTGCGACCAATGTCCCCTTGGATCCGATTTGGACGGAAAAGAGGCGCGGAATCGAAGGCCGTCGCAAGGAAGACCGCCACGTAATAAGTGATATTTTTATCCCTGGTGACTAAAAGAGGTAGATGAGGCGCTAAAGGACGGGCGAGGGGTTTACGCTGACCCTGGGACCCCCGGCGAACCTTTCGATCCTGCCGATAAGGGAAGCTTTCTCGCCGGATTGAGAGAAGAGGTCTATCACAGCGCCCTCATCTTTATTATCCACTACTAATATAAAGCCAATGCCCATATTAAAAGTGGAGCACATCTCGTCGAAAGATACTTCGCCGATTCGCATGATGTGACCGAAAATAGGAGGTACCTCAGACATGAGGCCGATGCGGGCGGAAAGTCCCTCCGGAATTATCCTCTCGATGTTTCCCGGAAGACCTCCTCCGGTGATATGGGCCATGCCTCGCACGGTGAAGCGATCGAGAACAGTCGAAACAGGCTTCACATAGATCCGTGTGGGTTTCAACAGCTCCTCGTAAAGGGGACCTTCCAGCTTTTGGAGGCGGTCGGTAATCTTCAATTTGCCCATGTCGAACAAAACTTTTCTTGCCATGGAATACCCGTTGCTGTGAAGGCCGCTCGAAGCAAGACCTATGATGCTGTCGCCATCCCTGATGGTCCTGCCGTTGATAATCCCTTCCTTTTCCACAAAACCCATGGCGAACCCGGCAAGATCGTATTCGCCGTCTTTGTAGAAGGACGGCATTTCTGCAGTCTCCCCGCCGATGAGGGCGCAGCCGGCCATAAGGCAGCCGTCGCATATCCCTGCGATCACATCTTTATACACCCCGTCTTCAAGGCGTCCGCTCGCGAAATAATCGAGAAAGAAATAAGGCTTCGCCCCCATGGTGAGGACGTCATTTGCACTCATGGCCACAAGATCGATGCCCACGGTAGTATGCTTATTGGCATCGAATGCGATCTTCAGCTTGGTTCCGACCCCATCCGTCGAGCTGACGAGCACAGGGTTCTTATAGCCCGAGGGAATCTCCGTCAGCGCGGCAAAACCGCCTATGGAATTCATCACAAAGGGATTGAAGGTACCCTGTATCCGGTCTCTGATGTGGGAGAGGAGGGTGTCCGCTCTCTTGATATCCACGCCCGAATCTTTGTAGGTCATGCCTGCCATGGGTCTAATCTAAAATGGATAAAGGGTCCGTGTCAATGATTTTGTCGCGATTCTACACTGGGGAGAAGAACGATGAAAGGGGGAGCGGGTCCCCCTTTCATTTGAATTACGTCATTTTGCCAATGAAGTCGTCGATGGGGATTGCGGGAAGTGTGACGATCTCCACAGTGCCCCTGGAGCCGAACTCGATCGATACCTTTGCGATGGCTTCATTATTGG is part of the Syntrophorhabdaceae bacterium genome and encodes:
- a CDS encoding endonuclease III domain-containing protein — encoded protein: MAGDKRLQKIFDSLLAAYGTRHWWPGETPLEVMVGAVLTQNTSWKNVEKAISSMKRQGAMSLPALAAMEEKGLAEIIRSAGFYNVKARRLKNLIHFIGEKFDGKIESMAEEGLPGLRDLLLGINGLGPETADSILLYALQKPVFVVDAYTKRFLTNHGLYCKSTDYHEIQRYFQERLAPDTYLYNEFHALIVVLCQTYCRKQPLCDQCPLGSDLDGKEARNRRPSQGRPPRNK
- the purM gene encoding phosphoribosylformylglycinamidine cyclo-ligase is translated as MTYKDSGVDIKRADTLLSHIRDRIQGTFNPFVMNSIGGFAALTEIPSGYKNPVLVSSTDGVGTKLKIAFDANKHTTVGIDLVAMSANDVLTMGAKPYFFLDYFASGRLEDGVYKDVIAGICDGCLMAGCALIGGETAEMPSFYKDGEYDLAGFAMGFVEKEGIINGRTIRDGDSIIGLASSGLHSNGYSMARKVLFDMGKLKITDRLQKLEGPLYEELLKPTRIYVKPVSTVLDRFTVRGMAHITGGGLPGNIERIIPEGLSARIGLMSEVPPIFGHIMRIGEVSFDEMCSTFNMGIGFILVVDNKDEGAVIDLFSQSGEKASLIGRIERFAGGPRVSVNPSPVL